A stretch of Sulfitobacter sp. THAF37 DNA encodes these proteins:
- a CDS encoding LysR substrate-binding domain-containing protein, with protein MIAPRRFLPSISALLAFEAVARLGAATRAAEELSLTQSAVSRQLKTLEDQLGVELLTRKGRQLVLTEAGRSYVGHVRDILNRLAQASVAARTNPRGGALNLAILPAFGMHWLAPRLRDFARSHPEVTVNLSTRLKPFAIQDSPFDAAIHFGHEDWPGVNYLPLMPETVVPVCAPALIDAPVRDAAEMLTHPLLHLETRPKGWARWLAALGVQADPPAGMVFDQFSTMAQAAIHGLGVALLPTFFADPYLRDGQLALASDQTTQSIGSYYLVWPRDRETGAALGSFIDWLAAQANQAEDQ; from the coding sequence ATGATCGCGCCCAGACGTTTCCTGCCCTCGATCTCCGCCCTGCTCGCCTTCGAAGCGGTGGCACGGCTTGGCGCCGCCACCCGCGCCGCCGAAGAGCTGTCTCTGACCCAGTCGGCGGTCAGCCGGCAGCTCAAGACGCTGGAGGATCAGCTTGGCGTGGAGCTTCTGACACGCAAGGGCCGTCAACTGGTCCTGACAGAGGCGGGCCGGTCCTATGTCGGTCATGTCCGCGACATTCTGAACCGCCTGGCGCAGGCCAGCGTCGCGGCCCGGACCAACCCGCGCGGCGGTGCCCTGAACCTGGCGATCCTGCCCGCTTTCGGGATGCACTGGCTGGCGCCCCGGCTGCGCGACTTTGCCCGCAGCCACCCGGAGGTCACGGTGAACCTGTCCACCCGGCTGAAGCCTTTCGCGATCCAGGACAGCCCCTTTGACGCAGCGATCCACTTCGGACACGAGGACTGGCCGGGCGTCAACTACCTGCCGCTGATGCCCGAGACCGTGGTGCCGGTCTGTGCCCCGGCGCTGATAGACGCCCCGGTGCGCGATGCCGCCGAGATGCTGACCCATCCGCTGCTGCATCTGGAGACGCGGCCAAAGGGCTGGGCGCGGTGGCTTGCCGCGCTCGGGGTTCAGGCCGACCCCCCGGCCGGGATGGTGTTCGATCAGTTCTCGACCATGGCGCAGGCCGCGATCCACGGGCTGGGCGTGGCGCTGCTGCCGACCTTCTTCGCCGATCCCTATCTTCGCGACGGCCAGCTGGCGCTGGCGTCGGATCAGACCACCCAGAGCATCGGCAGCTACTATCTGGTCTGGCCCAGGGACCGCGAGACCGGTGCCGCGCTCGGGTCCTTCATCGACTGGCTGGCGGCGCAGGCCAATCAGGCCGAGGACCAATAG
- a CDS encoding SOS response-associated peptidase, with the protein MCGRMAVTLPHDAMAQIFAAAPANALPRVPNYNVCPTNDVHIVTGGDDQGQRRLGAMRWGFVPHWYKKPGDGPLLINARAETIAEKPAFRSAAQERRGIIVATGFYEWTKDEDGGRDPWYITRRDGAPLAFAAVWQDWQHPDTGDRLRSCAVVTCAANRPMQVIHHRMPVVLEPKDWPLWLGEAGKGAATLMVPAAEDALTWHRVSRTVNSNRAEGAELIAPV; encoded by the coding sequence ATGTGTGGACGCATGGCCGTGACCCTGCCGCATGACGCGATGGCACAGATATTTGCCGCGGCCCCCGCGAATGCGCTGCCGCGGGTGCCGAACTACAATGTCTGCCCCACCAACGACGTGCATATCGTGACCGGCGGGGACGATCAGGGCCAGCGTCGGCTTGGCGCGATGCGTTGGGGGTTTGTCCCGCACTGGTACAAGAAACCCGGCGACGGCCCGCTGCTGATCAACGCGCGTGCCGAAACCATTGCCGAAAAGCCCGCCTTTCGCAGCGCCGCCCAGGAACGGCGGGGGATCATCGTGGCCACGGGGTTTTACGAATGGACCAAGGACGAGGACGGCGGGCGTGACCCCTGGTACATCACCCGGCGCGACGGCGCGCCGCTGGCATTTGCCGCGGTCTGGCAGGACTGGCAGCACCCCGACACCGGGGACCGGCTGCGCAGCTGTGCCGTCGTCACCTGCGCCGCGAACAGGCCGATGCAGGTCATTCACCACCGCATGCCCGTGGTGCTTGAGCCGAAGGACTGGCCGCTCTGGCTGGGGGAGGCGGGCAAGGGCGCGGCGACCCTGATGGTGCCCGCAGCCGAGGATGCGCTGACCTGGCACCGGGTTTCCCGCACGGTGAATTCCAACCGCGCCGAGGGGGCGGAGCTGATCGCGCCTGTCTGA